A region of the Pedococcus aerophilus genome:
CTGCTGGCCCGGGGGAGCGCCATCGCCTCGACGGGCGAGGAGGTCTGGGACCAGGCCGTGACGCGCCCGGGCAACGACGGTCCCGAGTCGCGGGCCTGGCTGGCCAGGTCCCGCGCCGAGGCGCTGCGGCTGCGCTGGCTGGGGGGCGAGGACGTCGATGCCGACGAGCTCGTCGGGTCCTGGCGGCTGGCCGTGGACGCGTTCGAGACCTACGGCCACCCCTACGAGACCGCGCGCTCGCGGGCCCGACTCGGTGTCGCCCTGCGTTCGACCGGACGCACCGACGGCTCGAGCGAGCTGGCGGCAGCCCTCGAGGTTGCCGTCCGGCTCGGGGCCGAACCCCTGCGGGCCGAGATCCGCGCCGCCGGAGGAACCCGCCCCTCGAGCCGTCCGCCGTCACGGCTGGGGGAGTCCCTCACGGCCCGGGAGCAGGAGATCTTGTCCCTCGTCGCGCTGGGCCGCAGCAACAAGCAGATCGGGACCCAGCTGTTCATCAGCGCGAAGACGGCCAGCGTGCACGTCTCGAACATCCTCGCCAAGCTCGGGGTCGCCGGGCGGGGGGAGGCGGTCGCCGTCGCCCGGGAGCGCGGCCTTCTCGACTGACGGACAGGTTAGGTTCACCTTGCTATCGCGGGGTCGGGGCAATTACGTAACATCGGCGTTGTGAATATCGCCGAAGCGCCTCAGGTGCTCGAGTCGCGCACGCGCGACCGGGTGCTCCAGGCGATCAGCGAGCGCGGTCCGGTGACCGCGGCGACCCTGGCCGAGGAGTTCGGGCTCACCGCCCCGGCGGTCCGCCGTCACCTCGAGAACCTCGTCGACGCCGGCCTCATCGTCGAGCGCGAGCAGGGTCCCGCCGCCGGGCACCGCGGTCGTGGTCGCCCGGCCCGCGCCTACGTCGTGAGCGCCACCGGCCACCAGGCCCTCGAGTCCGACTACGACGACCTCGCCATGGAGGCGCTGCGCTTCCTGTCCGAGGAGGCCGGTGACGACGCCGTCCGCCGGTTCGCCGAGCAGCGCGTGCACGAGCTCGAGCAGCGGTATGCCGTGGAGCTGGCCGCCGCCGGCAGCTCACGGGCCGCACGGGTGGACGCCCTCGTGGTCGCCCTGACGCGCGACGGCTTCGCCGCTTCGGCCCGCCCGGTGGGCGAGCCCGGCAGTGCCAGCCCCTTCACCGGCATCCAGCTCTGTCAGGGCCACTGCCCCGTGCAGGGCGCGGCCCGGGAATTTCCTCAGTTCTGTGACGCTGAGACAGATGCGTTCTCGCGCCTGCTCGGTGTCCACGTGCAGCGGTTGGCGACGTTGGCGCACGGCGACCACGTCTGCACCACGTTCATCCCCACCAGCACCGTCCAGCACGCCACGACGGCGACGGACACCGCCCCCACGAGCTCCACGAACACCACCATCCCCACTGCTGTGACACGAACAGAAGGGTCTACGCGATGAGCACCAACATCGAAGAGCTGAACCCGGGTCTGAAGGACCTGGGCCGCTACGAGTACGGCTGGGCGGACAGC
Encoded here:
- a CDS encoding helix-turn-helix transcriptional regulator, translating into MNIAEAPQVLESRTRDRVLQAISERGPVTAATLAEEFGLTAPAVRRHLENLVDAGLIVEREQGPAAGHRGRGRPARAYVVSATGHQALESDYDDLAMEALRFLSEEAGDDAVRRFAEQRVHELEQRYAVELAAAGSSRAARVDALVVALTRDGFAASARPVGEPGSASPFTGIQLCQGHCPVQGAAREFPQFCDAETDAFSRLLGVHVQRLATLAHGDHVCTTFIPTSTVQHATTATDTAPTSSTNTTIPTAVTRTEGSTR